A stretch of Nonomuraea africana DNA encodes these proteins:
- a CDS encoding dipeptide/oligopeptide/nickel ABC transporter permease/ATP-binding protein — protein sequence MRLLRHPLGLISALLLAAVVLAVLLAPVLSAHAPGVSSLRHAFEGPADGHPLGFDSAGRDILSRLLYGGRNTLGGALIALAVALALGVPSGLLAGYYGGWFDSSASWVVNLVMALPAMVVLLASRAILGSTVWVLMVVLGFLVAPSFFRLVRGIVSNVRKELYVDAAKVSGLSDARIVSRHVLTVVRAPIIIQVALVAGIAISLQAGLEFLGIGSGDSPTWGAMLNEAFKNIQREPLLMLWPGLALGLTSGALVLLAAALRDVLEDRGTAPAAPRVAPAVASAASVASPAFEASAPAGTAEQGEPGEPGERAHLLSVRDLAVSYPGTGEVVHGVDLDVRAGEVVGLVGESGSGKTQTAFSILGILPETGRVSRGSITIEGQEIVGLPERAHRTLRGSLVGYVPQEPMSNLDPAFTIGGQLVEPIRYKLGLRRAAATRRALELLRLVEIADPRRVFDAYPHEISGGMAQRVLIAGAMSCEPKLLIADEPTTALDVRVQAEVLGLLRRLQRENELGVLLVTHNLGVVADLCDRVAVMRDGRIVETGTAEQVLSTPRDPYTRELLGAVLPLEVK from the coding sequence GTGAGGCTGCTCAGGCACCCACTGGGACTGATCTCGGCCCTCCTGCTGGCCGCCGTCGTCCTGGCCGTGCTGCTCGCCCCCGTGCTCAGCGCGCACGCGCCCGGCGTGTCCAGCCTGCGCCACGCCTTCGAGGGCCCGGCCGACGGGCATCCGCTCGGCTTCGACTCCGCGGGCCGCGACATCCTGTCCAGACTCCTGTACGGCGGGCGGAACACGCTCGGCGGCGCGCTGATCGCCCTCGCGGTGGCCCTGGCGCTGGGCGTGCCCAGCGGTCTGCTGGCGGGCTACTACGGCGGTTGGTTCGACTCCTCCGCCAGCTGGGTGGTCAACCTGGTGATGGCCCTGCCCGCGATGGTGGTGCTGCTCGCCTCGCGCGCCATCCTGGGCTCCACCGTGTGGGTCCTCATGGTCGTCCTGGGCTTCCTCGTGGCGCCCAGCTTCTTCAGGCTGGTGCGCGGCATCGTCTCCAACGTGCGCAAGGAGCTCTACGTCGACGCCGCCAAGGTCTCCGGCCTGAGCGACGCCCGCATCGTCTCCCGCCACGTGCTCACCGTCGTGCGCGCCCCGATCATCATCCAGGTGGCGCTCGTCGCGGGGATCGCGATCAGCCTGCAGGCGGGGCTCGAATTCCTCGGCATCGGCAGCGGCGACTCCCCGACCTGGGGCGCCATGCTGAACGAGGCGTTCAAGAACATCCAGCGGGAGCCGCTGCTGATGCTCTGGCCTGGACTCGCGCTCGGCCTCACCAGCGGCGCGCTGGTCCTGCTCGCCGCGGCGCTGCGCGACGTCCTCGAAGACCGCGGCACGGCTCCGGCGGCGCCGCGCGTCGCCCCTGCGGTCGCCTCTGCCGCTTCGGTCGCCTCCCCGGCGTTCGAGGCGTCTGCGCCGGCGGGCACGGCGGAGCAAGGGGAGCCCGGGGAGCCGGGGGAGCGCGCCCACCTGCTGTCCGTGCGGGACCTGGCGGTCTCCTATCCGGGGACCGGCGAGGTGGTGCACGGCGTCGACCTCGACGTACGCGCTGGAGAGGTCGTCGGCCTGGTCGGCGAGTCGGGCTCGGGCAAGACGCAGACCGCCTTCTCGATCCTCGGCATCCTGCCCGAGACGGGACGCGTCTCGCGCGGCAGCATCACCATCGAGGGACAGGAGATCGTCGGCCTGCCCGAGCGCGCGCATCGCACGCTCAGGGGCAGCCTCGTCGGCTACGTGCCGCAGGAGCCGATGAGCAACCTCGACCCTGCCTTCACGATCGGCGGCCAGCTGGTCGAGCCGATCCGCTACAAGCTGGGCCTGCGCAGGGCCGCGGCCACCCGCCGGGCGCTCGAACTGCTGCGCCTGGTCGAGATCGCCGATCCCCGCCGCGTCTTCGACGCCTACCCGCACGAGATCTCCGGCGGCATGGCGCAGCGCGTCCTCATCGCGGGCGCCATGTCGTGCGAGCCGAAGCTGCTCATCGCCGACGAGCCCACCACCGCGCTCGACGTCAGGGTCCAGGCGGAGGTTCTCGGCCTGCTGCGCAGGCTGCAGCGGGAGAACGAGCTCGGTGTCCTGCTCGTCACGCACAACCTCGGCGTGGTCGCCGACCTGTGCGACAGGGTGGCCGTGATGCGGGACGGCCGCATCGTCGAGACCGGGACGGCCGAGCAGGTCCTGAGCACGCCCAGGGATCCCTACACGCGCGAGCTGCTCGGCGCGGTCCTGCCTCTGGAGGTCA
- a CDS encoding ABC transporter permease, translating into MLSFILRRIAAGVALLFVISLLSYTLLSIPHIDVGRQLLGQGAPQDLVDAKNAALGLDRPAMVQYLDWLANAVRGDFGTSWFTSENVLRAIANRLPVTLSLMIGVTLVTAVLSFLLGVWAGVRRGAVDRFVQVFAVVGYALPGFLVTLVIVLVFAVRLGWFPAIGYVGPSQSFTGWLSTVTLPIVSLSVGSIAGVAQQVRGSVIDVMRQDYVRTLRARGLPPWRIVFVHVVRNASAPALAVLGMQFVGLLGGAVLVEQIFGLPGIGSMTVTYTTRGDIPIIMALVMFSVIGVILINLVVDVLIGWLNPKARIA; encoded by the coding sequence ATGCTGAGCTTCATCCTGCGCAGGATCGCGGCGGGGGTGGCCCTGCTGTTCGTGATCTCCTTGCTCTCCTACACCCTGCTGTCGATCCCCCACATCGACGTGGGGCGGCAGCTCCTCGGCCAGGGCGCGCCCCAGGACCTCGTCGACGCGAAGAACGCGGCGCTCGGCCTGGACCGCCCGGCCATGGTGCAGTACCTCGACTGGCTGGCCAACGCCGTGCGCGGCGACTTCGGCACGTCCTGGTTCACCAGCGAGAACGTGCTCAGGGCCATCGCCAACCGGCTGCCCGTCACCCTCAGCCTGATGATCGGCGTCACCCTGGTCACCGCCGTACTGTCGTTCCTGCTCGGGGTGTGGGCAGGGGTGCGGCGCGGCGCCGTCGACCGGTTCGTCCAGGTCTTCGCCGTGGTGGGCTACGCCCTGCCCGGCTTCCTGGTCACGCTGGTCATCGTCCTGGTCTTCGCCGTACGGCTGGGCTGGTTCCCCGCCATCGGGTACGTGGGGCCGAGCCAGTCGTTCACCGGGTGGCTGTCCACGGTGACGCTGCCGATCGTCTCACTGTCCGTCGGCTCCATCGCGGGAGTCGCGCAGCAGGTCCGAGGGTCGGTGATCGACGTCATGCGGCAGGACTACGTGCGCACCCTGCGCGCGCGGGGCCTGCCGCCGTGGCGGATCGTCTTCGTCCACGTCGTCCGCAACGCCTCGGCCCCCGCGCTGGCCGTGCTCGGCATGCAGTTCGTCGGCCTGCTCGGCGGCGCCGTCCTCGTGGAGCAGATCTTCGGGTTGCCCGGGATCGGCAGCATGACCGTCACCTACACCACCCGCGGCGACATCCCCATCATCATGGCGCTGGTCATGTTCAGCGTGATCGGCGTGATCCTGATCAACCTGGTCGTCGACGTCCTGATCGGGTGGCTCAATCCGAAGGCGAGGATCGCGTGA
- a CDS encoding ABC transporter substrate-binding protein, translating into MKRSAALIAMLAAATVLAGCSGTDSAPPARALNIATMTLPQSLDPNDANGSALPFFQAVYDTLVKREPDGRYSPMLASEWKFSDDQTELALTLRADVKFDDGTPFTAQAVKANMERFRKGGGAQAKTLDDVKAIEVVDDTHVTLKLSQPNSAMLYYLSDAAGLMANPADFAKGEALKTRPNGTGPYELDQSQTVIGTKWVFNRAKGYWGAKLPYDTITISYFDNETAIVNGVKTGQVNAALIQEADQQISVEGHPNVKTTKQDFDFQGILLFDRAGAVTPELGDPRVRQALNHAIDRETMLAKIRQGRGTVTSQVFGPATSAYKPELDTYYTFDQNKARDLLKAAGHADGFTLKLPRIPAIVSEALAASLQTDLAAVGVKLVWDDVDQGSAVQRIFRDRAFSGMVMNMGQSSTDWVVVGELVLPGAFNMFGYTDDTVKRLLPTIQSKPAAAAKADLQALNEHLVKDGWFLPFYRMTYLHVSDGTVTIAPQDGMAVPSIYNYAPAG; encoded by the coding sequence ATGAAGAGATCCGCCGCGCTTATCGCCATGCTGGCCGCGGCCACCGTGCTCGCGGGCTGTTCGGGCACGGACAGCGCCCCGCCCGCCCGGGCCCTGAACATCGCGACCATGACCCTGCCGCAGAGCCTCGACCCCAACGACGCCAACGGCAGCGCCCTGCCGTTCTTCCAGGCCGTCTACGACACGCTCGTCAAACGCGAGCCCGATGGCCGCTACAGCCCGATGCTGGCCTCGGAGTGGAAGTTCAGCGACGACCAGACCGAACTCGCCCTCACCCTGCGCGCCGACGTGAAGTTCGACGACGGCACCCCCTTCACCGCGCAGGCCGTGAAGGCGAACATGGAGCGCTTCCGCAAGGGTGGCGGCGCCCAGGCCAAGACGCTCGACGACGTGAAGGCCATCGAGGTGGTCGACGACACGCACGTGACGCTGAAGCTGTCGCAGCCCAACTCCGCGATGCTCTATTACCTGAGCGACGCGGCCGGACTCATGGCCAACCCCGCGGACTTCGCCAAGGGTGAGGCGCTGAAGACCAGGCCCAACGGAACCGGGCCCTACGAGCTGGACCAGAGCCAGACCGTCATCGGGACCAAGTGGGTCTTCAACCGCGCCAAGGGCTACTGGGGCGCCAAGCTGCCCTACGACACGATCACCATCAGCTACTTCGACAACGAGACCGCGATCGTGAACGGCGTCAAGACCGGCCAGGTCAACGCCGCGCTCATCCAGGAGGCCGACCAGCAGATCAGCGTCGAGGGCCACCCGAACGTCAAGACGACCAAGCAGGACTTCGACTTCCAGGGCATCCTGCTCTTCGACCGGGCCGGCGCCGTCACGCCCGAGCTGGGCGACCCCCGCGTGCGCCAGGCGCTCAACCACGCCATCGACCGCGAGACGATGCTGGCCAAGATCCGCCAGGGCCGTGGCACGGTCACCAGCCAGGTCTTCGGGCCTGCCACCTCCGCCTACAAGCCCGAGCTCGACACCTACTACACCTTCGACCAGAACAAGGCGCGCGACCTGCTCAAGGCGGCGGGCCACGCCGACGGCTTCACCCTCAAGCTGCCGCGCATCCCCGCGATCGTCTCCGAGGCGCTGGCCGCCTCCCTGCAGACCGACCTCGCCGCCGTCGGCGTGAAGCTGGTCTGGGACGACGTCGACCAGGGATCGGCCGTCCAGCGCATCTTCAGGGACCGCGCCTTCTCCGGCATGGTCATGAACATGGGCCAGTCCTCGACCGACTGGGTCGTCGTCGGCGAGCTGGTCCTGCCCGGGGCGTTCAACATGTTCGGCTACACCGACGACACCGTGAAGAGACTGCTGCCCACGATCCAGAGCAAGCCGGCCGCGGCCGCGAAGGCGGACCTCCAGGCGCTCAACGAGCACCTCGTCAAGGACGGCTGGTTCCTGCCCTTCTACCGGATGACCTACCTCCACGTCTCCGATGGCACCGTGACCATCGCCCCCCAGGACGGCATGGCCGTGCCCTCCATCTACAACTACGCGCCCGCCGGCTGA
- a CDS encoding TetR/AcrR family transcriptional regulator: MNAPIPRQGTKGERTRSRILDSAMELFSRSGFYAVSLRDIAAHAGMTHAGLLHHFPGKDDLLIQVLARREAVAAEQAGSSESDLEPEELLSRHLDQITLNMGTPGLVGLFVKVSGEASDPAHPAHDYFVQRYRRLRKRTAWLLSILFDRATPPIKHDPHAVAQQLLALVDGLQTQWLLDPEQVDMRASVVAFLTQLGLDLEPDDRSHP, translated from the coding sequence GTGAACGCACCGATTCCCCGTCAAGGGACCAAGGGCGAGCGCACCCGCTCACGCATCCTCGACTCAGCCATGGAGCTGTTCTCCCGCTCGGGTTTCTACGCCGTGTCCCTGCGCGACATCGCCGCGCACGCGGGCATGACCCACGCGGGGCTGCTCCATCACTTCCCCGGCAAGGACGACCTGCTCATCCAGGTGCTCGCCCGCCGCGAGGCGGTCGCGGCCGAGCAGGCCGGGTCGTCGGAGTCCGACCTCGAGCCCGAGGAGCTGCTGTCGCGGCACCTCGACCAGATCACCCTCAACATGGGGACGCCCGGGCTGGTCGGCCTGTTCGTGAAGGTCTCGGGCGAGGCGAGCGACCCGGCCCATCCCGCGCACGACTACTTCGTCCAGCGCTACCGCCGCCTGCGCAAGCGGACGGCCTGGCTGCTGTCCATCCTGTTCGACCGCGCCACGCCGCCGATCAAGCACGATCCGCACGCCGTCGCCCAGCAGCTCCTCGCCCTGGTCGACGGCCTGCAGACCCAGTGGCTGCTCGACCCCGAACAGGTCGACATGCGCGCGTCCGTCGTCGCCTTTCTCACCCAGCTCGGATTGGACCTGGAACCTGATGACCGATCTCACCCTTGA
- a CDS encoding glycoside hydrolase family 3 C-terminal domain-containing protein yields MTDLTLEEKASLTSGSDTWHTTPVGDRVPALTLSDGPHGLRRQAESADALGLGDSVPATCFPPAVALGSSWDPRLAHRVGAALAREACALGVDVVLGPGVNIKRSPLCGRTFEYFSEDPHLTGVMGAAVVTGIQSLGVGACVKHFAVNNQETDRMRVSADVDEQTLREIYLPAFERIVREAKPYTVMCSYNRINGVHASQNRWLLTEVLREEWGFDGPVMSDWGAVNDRVAALEAGLDLEMPPTGTDEEIVAAVRSGRLPEAVLDRAAERLLGLVRRVEGRATFTGWDVDAHHELAREAARASAVLLKNDDDVLPLRSGQRIAVVGELARTPRYQGGGSSHVVPTRLDSAWEALGRPPFAAGYRLDGQPDDDLALEAVAAAAEAEVMLVFLGLPEAAESEGFDRTTIELPAVQVSLLRKVAGVCPKVVVVLANGGVVSVAEWQDHASAILEGWLLGQAGGAALADLLLGTHSPSGRLAETIPNRLADVPSHLHFPGGDGHVRYGEGRYVGYRHYDTLDADVAYPFGHGLTYSRFTYSDLEARETGADEWSVEVTVTNTGERFAHEVVQLYVAFDEERPSRPRHELRGFAKVGLEPGAGERVRFTLTGRDLAQWSVSRKAWKVDAGPFTVEVGASSRDSRLRAELTCRGDGYTAPLDRMSTLGEWLDHPEGGRALKQLLQGAPGVERADPALFRLALGIPLAKFSTFGIGLTSEVVDRLVAAVRGEDG; encoded by the coding sequence ATGACCGATCTCACCCTTGAGGAGAAGGCCTCGCTCACCTCGGGGAGCGACACCTGGCACACCACGCCCGTCGGCGACAGAGTGCCCGCGCTCACGCTGTCCGACGGACCGCACGGCCTGCGCAGGCAGGCCGAGAGCGCAGACGCCCTCGGCCTCGGCGACAGCGTTCCCGCCACCTGCTTCCCGCCTGCCGTCGCGCTCGGCTCCTCGTGGGATCCGCGGCTCGCCCACCGGGTGGGCGCGGCGCTGGCCCGCGAGGCGTGCGCCCTCGGGGTGGACGTGGTGCTCGGCCCGGGCGTGAACATCAAGCGCTCTCCCTTGTGCGGGCGCACCTTCGAGTACTTCTCCGAGGACCCGCACCTCACCGGCGTGATGGGCGCGGCCGTCGTCACCGGCATCCAGTCCCTGGGCGTCGGGGCGTGCGTCAAGCACTTCGCGGTCAACAACCAGGAGACCGACCGCATGCGCGTCAGCGCGGACGTGGACGAGCAGACCCTGCGCGAGATCTACCTGCCCGCCTTCGAGCGGATCGTGCGCGAGGCGAAGCCGTACACGGTCATGTGCTCCTACAACCGGATCAACGGTGTCCACGCGAGCCAGAACCGCTGGCTGCTGACCGAGGTGCTGCGCGAGGAGTGGGGCTTCGACGGGCCGGTCATGTCGGACTGGGGCGCCGTCAACGACCGCGTCGCGGCGCTCGAGGCGGGCCTCGACCTGGAGATGCCGCCGACCGGGACCGACGAGGAGATCGTCGCGGCCGTGCGCTCGGGCCGCCTGCCCGAGGCGGTGCTCGACCGCGCGGCCGAACGCCTGCTCGGCCTCGTCCGGCGGGTCGAGGGCAGGGCCACGTTCACCGGCTGGGACGTCGACGCCCACCACGAGCTCGCCCGCGAAGCGGCCCGCGCCTCCGCCGTCCTGCTGAAGAACGACGACGACGTCCTGCCGCTGCGCTCCGGCCAGCGGATCGCCGTCGTCGGCGAGCTCGCCCGCACCCCCCGCTACCAGGGCGGCGGCAGCTCGCACGTGGTGCCCACGCGGCTCGACAGCGCGTGGGAGGCCCTCGGCCGGCCGCCGTTCGCCGCGGGCTACCGGCTGGACGGGCAGCCAGACGACGACCTCGCGCTCGAGGCGGTGGCGGCCGCGGCCGAGGCGGAGGTGATGCTGGTCTTCCTCGGCCTGCCCGAGGCCGCCGAGTCGGAGGGCTTCGACCGCACCACCATCGAGCTGCCCGCCGTCCAGGTCTCCCTCCTGCGGAAGGTGGCCGGGGTCTGCCCGAAGGTGGTCGTCGTGCTGGCCAACGGCGGCGTCGTGTCGGTGGCCGAATGGCAGGACCACGCCTCGGCGATCCTGGAGGGCTGGCTGCTCGGCCAGGCGGGCGGCGCCGCCCTCGCCGACCTGCTGCTCGGCACGCACAGCCCGTCGGGCCGCCTCGCCGAGACGATCCCCAACCGCCTCGCCGACGTCCCCTCGCACCTGCACTTCCCCGGCGGCGACGGGCACGTCCGTTACGGCGAGGGCCGCTACGTCGGCTACCGCCACTACGACACGCTGGACGCCGACGTCGCCTACCCCTTCGGCCACGGCCTGACCTACTCGCGGTTCACCTACTCCGACCTGGAGGCCAGGGAGACGGGGGCCGACGAGTGGAGCGTCGAGGTCACCGTCACCAACACGGGTGAGCGCTTCGCGCACGAGGTCGTCCAGCTGTACGTGGCCTTCGACGAGGAGCGCCCTTCGCGTCCTCGCCACGAACTGCGCGGCTTCGCCAAGGTCGGCCTGGAGCCGGGAGCCGGCGAACGCGTCCGGTTCACCCTCACCGGCAGGGACCTCGCCCAGTGGTCGGTGTCCCGCAAGGCGTGGAAGGTCGACGCCGGGCCGTTCACGGTCGAGGTCGGCGCCTCCTCGCGCGACAGCCGGCTGCGGGCCGAGCTGACCTGCCGGGGCGACGGCTACACGGCTCCGCTCGACCGGATGTCCACGCTGGGCGAATGGCTCGACCATCCCGAGGGCGGCCGCGCCCTGAAGCAGCTGCTCCAGGGCGCTCCCGGCGTCGAGCGGGCCGACCCTGCCCTGTTCCGGCTGGCGCTCGGCATCCCGCTGGCCAAGTTCAGCACCTTCGGCATCGGCCTCACCTCCGAGGTGGTGGACCGGCTCGTCGCCGCCGTCCGGGGCGAGGACGGCTAG
- a CDS encoding glycoside hydrolase family 1 protein, with product MERSFPEGFLWGAAGSAHQTEGNNVASDLWALENRPGTFIAERSADACDSYHRWAEDLDIVRELGFNSYRFSIEWARVEPVEERFSRAALAHYRRVIDGCLERGITPVVTLHHFTSPLWFQQDGGWLSGAAVARFRRYVRAVAPILGGVEWVCTINEPNLLAMVANLMRKDTRTEGVAGAMPPPDEDLADALAAAHLAAREELAGLKSGWTIANQNFEAAGGAQAASDAWAWPREDRFLEVAKDDDFIGVQAYTRVRVGEDGALPVPEGAHRTLTGWEFYPAALGNAVRYTAARLPGVPILVTENGIATAEDTERVEYTRGALAGLREAMAEGADVRGYLHWSLLDNYEWGSYTPTFGLVSVDRETFRRTVKPSARWLGEIARTGRLG from the coding sequence ATGGAACGCTCATTCCCGGAAGGGTTCCTGTGGGGAGCGGCGGGAAGCGCTCACCAGACCGAGGGGAACAACGTCGCCAGCGACCTGTGGGCGCTGGAGAACCGTCCCGGCACGTTCATCGCCGAGCGCAGCGCGGACGCCTGTGACAGCTACCACCGCTGGGCCGAGGATCTCGACATCGTGCGGGAGCTGGGCTTCAACTCCTACCGGTTCAGCATCGAGTGGGCGCGGGTCGAGCCGGTGGAGGAGCGGTTCTCCCGCGCCGCCTTGGCGCACTATCGCCGGGTGATCGACGGCTGTCTGGAACGCGGCATCACGCCGGTGGTCACCCTGCACCATTTCACCAGCCCGCTGTGGTTCCAGCAGGACGGCGGCTGGCTGTCGGGCGCGGCCGTGGCGCGATTCCGGCGTTACGTGCGCGCTGTGGCGCCGATCCTCGGCGGCGTGGAGTGGGTGTGCACCATCAACGAGCCCAACCTGCTGGCCATGGTGGCCAACCTGATGCGGAAGGACACGCGCACCGAGGGCGTCGCCGGCGCCATGCCGCCGCCCGACGAGGACCTGGCGGACGCTCTCGCGGCCGCGCACCTCGCCGCCCGCGAGGAGCTGGCGGGGCTGAAGTCCGGCTGGACGATCGCCAACCAGAACTTCGAGGCGGCCGGCGGCGCCCAGGCCGCGAGCGACGCGTGGGCCTGGCCGCGCGAGGACCGGTTCCTCGAGGTGGCCAAGGACGACGACTTCATCGGGGTGCAGGCCTACACCCGGGTCCGCGTCGGCGAGGACGGCGCGCTCCCCGTGCCAGAGGGCGCCCACCGTACGCTCACCGGCTGGGAGTTCTACCCCGCGGCCCTCGGCAACGCCGTGCGCTACACGGCGGCGCGGCTGCCGGGCGTGCCGATCCTCGTGACCGAGAACGGCATCGCCACGGCCGAGGACACCGAGCGTGTCGAGTACACCCGCGGCGCCCTGGCCGGCCTGCGGGAGGCGATGGCCGAGGGCGCCGACGTCCGCGGCTACCTGCACTGGTCGCTGCTGGACAACTACGAGTGGGGCTCCTACACGCCCACCTTCGGGCTGGTCTCGGTGGACAGGGAGACCTTCCGGCGCACCGTCAAGCCGAGCGCGCGCTGGCTGGGCGAGATCGCCCGCACCGGACGGCTCGGCTAG
- a CDS encoding helix-turn-helix domain-containing protein: MRQLTRLFRQELGTTPARYVERARMERAKNLLETGDQPLDVVARRSGFGSPETMRRAFARELGVPPAAYRARFRSTGDGCPSWRSGKN; encoded by the coding sequence GTGCGCCAGCTGACCAGGCTCTTCCGCCAGGAGCTCGGCACCACTCCCGCGCGCTACGTCGAGCGGGCCCGCATGGAGCGGGCGAAGAACCTCCTGGAGACGGGTGACCAGCCGCTCGACGTGGTCGCCCGCCGGTCGGGTTTCGGCTCGCCCGAGACGATGCGCAGGGCCTTCGCCCGCGAGCTGGGCGTGCCTCCCGCGGCCTACCGCGCCCGGTTCAGAAGCACGGGCGACGGCTGCCCGTCCTGGCGATCGGGCAAAAACTAA
- a CDS encoding YbfB/YjiJ family MFS transporter: MTAISAEWRTSLVRQTLVALGLAAGPVVALGFTRFAYALLLPPMHRELHWSYTQAGGMNTANALGYLLGAASAAFWARKGGGRAAFLWSLAVSGAALLATAATAELAALLVLRFAGGFSTAVAFVVGSALASRVAIGAPLRRSASLVAVYMVGVGIGVIISGLVVPAALSSGDAGWRTGWLLMGVLAVIALVPAWLGARAVPEANGPHAATLSAAQIRHLGPTFVWYVLFGAGYVSYMTFVIALLRSQGLGASTAALFFVVLGAASVVATLTVWGHLCGLLRAGHAPALVAALVFLGVLPVLLMPPGPGAALLSAVVFGAGFMAGPTAATVIARRMLPASGWTAGIRRWPAGRG, translated from the coding sequence ATGACCGCGATCTCCGCCGAATGGCGGACGAGCCTGGTGCGGCAGACGCTCGTCGCGCTGGGCCTGGCCGCGGGACCGGTCGTGGCGCTCGGATTCACCCGCTTCGCCTACGCGCTGCTGCTGCCGCCCATGCACAGGGAACTGCACTGGAGCTACACCCAGGCAGGCGGCATGAACACCGCGAACGCCCTCGGATACCTTCTGGGCGCCGCGAGCGCGGCCTTCTGGGCGAGGAAGGGCGGTGGCCGGGCCGCGTTCCTGTGGAGCCTCGCCGTCAGCGGTGCCGCGCTGCTCGCGACGGCGGCGACCGCGGAACTGGCCGCCCTGCTCGTCCTGCGGTTCGCCGGCGGGTTCAGCACCGCGGTCGCCTTCGTCGTGGGCTCGGCGCTGGCCTCGCGCGTCGCCATCGGCGCCCCGCTGCGCCGTTCGGCCTCGCTCGTCGCCGTCTACATGGTCGGCGTGGGCATCGGTGTGATCATCTCGGGCCTGGTCGTTCCCGCCGCGCTGTCCTCGGGCGACGCGGGCTGGCGGACGGGCTGGCTGCTCATGGGCGTGCTGGCCGTGATCGCGCTCGTGCCCGCCTGGCTCGGCGCCAGGGCGGTGCCCGAGGCGAACGGGCCGCACGCGGCCACGCTGTCGGCCGCGCAGATCCGCCACCTTGGGCCGACGTTCGTCTGGTACGTCCTGTTCGGCGCGGGTTACGTCAGCTACATGACCTTCGTGATCGCGCTGCTGAGGTCGCAGGGGCTCGGCGCGTCGACGGCCGCGCTGTTCTTCGTCGTCCTCGGCGCGGCGTCGGTCGTCGCCACGCTCACCGTCTGGGGACATCTGTGCGGGCTCCTGCGCGCGGGGCACGCGCCCGCGCTCGTCGCGGCGCTGGTCTTCCTCGGCGTCCTTCCCGTCCTGCTCATGCCTCCCGGGCCGGGCGCCGCCCTCCTGTCCGCCGTCGTCTTCGGCGCCGGCTTCATGGCGGGGCCCACGGCCGCGACCGTGATCGCGCGGCGCATGCTGCCCGCGTCAGGCTGGACAGCGGGCATCAGGCGATGGCCGGCCGGGCGGGGGTGA
- a CDS encoding VOC family protein — protein MNQKRLSRREISAAVTDLSWRFVLGVVRTSVPVASLAQAAAVAARAVAAAGADGEGSLSIDLRGDRAILSLHSPATAWVTPFEIELAHRISAAVSELGLRTDAEVGGQGQRSVQLVEIAIDALDIAAIRPFWKAVMGYGDEAGRSGAEDPLVDPAGQGPAIWFQQMEAPRPQRNRIHLDISVPHDEAPQRIKAALDAGGTLLSDAAAPAFWVLADAEGNEACVTTWQGRD, from the coding sequence GTGAACCAGAAGAGACTGAGTCGCCGGGAGATCTCCGCAGCCGTCACCGACCTGAGCTGGCGCTTTGTGCTGGGGGTCGTGCGCACCTCGGTACCCGTGGCCTCGCTGGCGCAGGCGGCCGCGGTCGCCGCCCGCGCGGTGGCCGCGGCCGGCGCCGACGGCGAGGGCAGTCTGTCGATCGACCTTCGCGGGGACCGGGCGATCCTGAGCCTGCACTCGCCGGCCACCGCCTGGGTGACGCCGTTCGAGATCGAGCTCGCCCACCGGATCTCCGCGGCCGTGAGTGAGCTCGGGCTGCGTACCGACGCCGAGGTCGGCGGCCAGGGGCAGCGGTCGGTCCAACTGGTCGAGATCGCGATCGACGCGCTCGACATCGCCGCGATCCGTCCGTTCTGGAAGGCGGTGATGGGATACGGCGACGAGGCGGGCAGGTCGGGCGCCGAGGACCCGCTCGTCGATCCCGCCGGTCAGGGTCCGGCGATCTGGTTCCAGCAGATGGAGGCGCCGCGACCGCAGCGCAACCGGATCCACCTCGACATCTCGGTTCCGCACGACGAGGCCCCGCAGCGCATCAAGGCCGCGCTGGACGCGGGCGGAACGTTGCTGTCCGACGCCGCCGCGCCCGCCTTCTGGGTGCTGGCCGACGCGGAGGGCAACGAGGCCTGCGTGACGACGTGGCAGGGCAGGGACTGA